Part of the Lutra lutra chromosome 4, mLutLut1.2, whole genome shotgun sequence genome is shown below.
TCCCGCCTCAGGGCTGGCCAGTgcagccccgccccgcctccccccaccgGCCCCAAACCGTCCTGTCTGGCTGAGCTGGACTCCGTGCCCAGGGCCTGTACACTCGCTGGTCTCTCCAGGCAGGGACTCCACTGCGTCCCTCTCTGCCTAGCAACCTCCTATTcagcctccctgcccaggagTGGCTCCTTCTCTAGGCTCCGTACTCTGGGTGGCCGTCGAGGGTCACAGCCAGGGTGAGAGGCAAGGGGCTGCTGAGTGTCAGGGCCCTTCCcgtcccttcccctgccccttggAAGGCTGTGTTTGTTGTTCCACGTCCTGCTAGTCCCGCACCAGGCCTGGTGGTCAGCAGAGCCCACAGGAAGTGAGAGTGCCTGCGCCCTCAGGTGGGGGTGGACGGTCACCTCTGTCCCCGCCGCCTGCAGCCAtactggcctcctcctcctcgtcctcctcctcatCGTCGTAGCCGTCCTGCCCGATGTCCTCATCGTCCTCCTCCTCGTCCTGTGCCTGCCCCATGCCTGGCCACACAGGGATGCCTGTGAGCCCCGCTTCCAGGCACAGAGCGCACATGCTCAAGGTCCAGGGCTGagtcccccccacacacatctgTCCTCCGTCactcctctgccctcttccttcCCACTCTGTCCTTTCTGCGGGCCCCAGCAGCTGGCCTGGCTTGCTTCCCTGCACCAGCCGCTGCTGTGGGGCCCGTCCTGTAGCCATTGCCCCTCCCGCCCCAATAAACCCTCAGGACAGTCCGCTTGTGTAACAGAAGAAGACACCGAGGCCGGGAAGGCAGAGGTAACCCCGAAGCTTGCAATTCAAAAGGTGGGCTCTGGAGCTAGGGAGGGACAGGTTTGGGGACCTGTGGGAGCCCAGGACAGCCCACGTCAACATCCCTCTAGCCTCAGACTCCAGCCTGACCCCCGCGCTGCCCGTGCCATGTCTTGCCCTCAGGCTGGGTGTCCTGAGGGTCCCTGTGGGCCCAGACCGTGCCATCCCTTCTTGCTGCAGGGTGTCCCCTGGCCCCGGTACCTGGCTGCCTGCACAGCAGGAGGGCCAGCAGGAGAGCTGAGAGCGCCTTCATCCTGCCGGGGGGCTGCCGGTCTGCTCGCGAGGGCTCCTGCTCAGGCTCACAGTCTGTGGGAAGTGGGACAGAGGGCATTcgggggcttcctggaggcccctgagccctgcccccccccccccccccgccccggctccAGCCTCAAACAATGGGCCTCACACCGGCCCCAGTGCCAGGCATCAGGCCAGGGATGGCCATTTCCCTCCCTGACTTCAGGGGCCTGGGGGGACAGGAAGTCATTGTGGGGGGCGTCTTGTCCACCTGCGCAGCCCCACGCTGGCCCGGCCTGCTGGCGTGAGCAGTGCAGTTGGCGAACCTGGCCCCACGCTGGGGGCAGTGTTGGCGGAAGGCTGGGGAAGCCTCCTGTGACTGAGCCTCTGGGCCCTGCCTTCCTGGCTCCTTCTACCCTCTTAGCCACCTTGGCAGCCCCCCAGCTCTTTCTCTGGGGGTACCCCTCCTCCTCTGTGGGCCGCAGACCTGAAGGGGCACTAAgagccccttccccctcctggggggcagtgggaaagtggggacaggggcagggagtTGGATTTGACCTGGAGCCCGGGCCGCAAGCCTGCCAGCTATGTGCGTGCCTTGGTGCCTGGAGTCACCTCCCTGACTGTCAGCAGGTGCCTCGAACATTCTCTGGGGCCACCTGGAGAGGAGGTGAGAGGTGGCTCAGGGGTGAGATCagctgggcctggggcctggctccTTTTCCCCCTCTGCATCTGGGACCAGCCCCACTTGGGCCTCTGGGCCTCAGGGTTGTCATAGGATGTCTTGGCCAGTGGGAGCCAACGCCTGCCAGCATTAAGGACAGCACCTGGCCTCGGTCCCCACAGGGCTGGCTGCCATGACCCTTCTCTGAAGTCTCAGCCAACAAGAGGTGTTGTCCCGCCTCAATTCCTAGGGAGCCATGCACCCTTGCCTCTCCCAGAGCCTCCTCATTTTCCGGGGGAGGCTGCCCCCAGGCCTTCCCCACACCAGGGCCAAAGTCACTTTCCATCAAGCGTCCATCTGCCAGGTGCACACGGCCCTGGACCCACCCTCTTCATTCCTGGACCCTACTTGCCAGCAGGCCCAGAGCTGCTCCCAggagggccctgggtggggggggcgaGAACTATTAGGGAGCAGGGGTCCCCCTGCCGCctgtgctccccgcccc
Proteins encoded:
- the GPIHBP1 gene encoding glycosylphosphatidylinositol-anchored high density lipoprotein-binding protein 1 isoform X4, producing the protein MFEAPADSQGGDSRHQGTHIAGRLAARAPDCEPEQEPSRADRQPPGRMKALSALLLALLLCRQPEAGLTGIPVWPGMGQAQDEEEDDEDIGQDGYDDEEEDEEEEASMAAGGGDRELLQCYSCQSLRRGEGCEQIQNCVHSHSFCKTLISHGNTDTCRPFTKTLEGTLMTVTCCQSALCNLPPWQDPPGSGASSAQGSRTMVVIALLLGLLSGLQAMGS